The sequence below is a genomic window from Andrena cerasifolii isolate SP2316 chromosome 6, iyAndCera1_principal, whole genome shotgun sequence.
TTCCGACcactttttgttttcaattttagcacttatagggtagatgtcccatttactgtcagtgtccctattactgccactttatttatttcactttaaaaaaaaacgtaacgtataaagaatagacgtataaagaatgttctataataataataagaacagtcccaattttatgataaattcttttttacactattctttatacgttgcgtatttattaagtaaaataaatgaagtggcagtaatagggacgctggcagtaattgggacatttaccctagtgCTTTCTATAAGGACTCTTCAAATATGAAACAATTCAGTAATTTTAGACAAACGAAGTTTACCTCGGGATGCGAGGATCACCCCACTTACCCGCAAAGCATCTGATTTCATCGCGTGACAAGCTTGTCAGCACCGGATATTCTTCGCGCAAAAGTTTGCCGATCTGTCCAAAAACTTGTCAAGTGTAATCACATCGATCACTTTACTCGAAGGCCCCTGTATTGCTTTCGACAATCTGCCGGAGAAATTGCGACAAAGAGTACCGCGCCGCTATCAGAGGaagattgaaaagaaaatgggaATAAATCGTACGAAAATAATGGAGACAAATCGCTCGGAGgcgaaacaaaatggcggtgagGGGTTTACCCCGGGAGTTGCAATCGGCGATCCACGTCGGAAGGGGATCGTGATATACGTTACGTTGATACGACCGATCGGGATAACGGAATAGCCGATAAATTCGGTAACGATAATTCGCGTGCCCCTACTTTCATCAGCTTGGACGCCGTAGTGTAAGCGGATATCGTAAATTCGCGAAGGCAAATCCCTTTTGCGCATGTATCACGGTTTTATCGCGCTATCGCTTTAATTGTACCACCTAGGCGATTATACCGCGTCGATCTTTCCCAACTTGCGAAAGGATCAAGCTGATCAGAAAAAAATCCACGAGATTTACGAAAGCAACGCTCAGCATCGGTGGCGTTAAAACTATAGGCAGGGGCGTTGAATTTGCACAAATGCTGAAATATCGCGGGTAACAGGGCCCTGGGTTGCCCCCGCAGTCGCGACAAgtgtttcaaacaaaaatttccaattAACACAGCAAGCTTGCAGAGGGAAAGGGAAGCGATAGAGCAATATTCTCTACTTAAGTTTGATAAATAATTGATCACTCTGTATAAAATGCAGAAACCACTAAAATGAGGAATATCTTGCAAGAGGAAAATCGTACGCTTTATTAGCGCCGTATCGAGGGTGAGCGGTTTAAAGGGACGTGAAACTTGCCACGAAAGGGGGAGGAGGAAGGAAGTGGATGCGATCAAATTGTAAATGGCTTTAAGAAACTCGAAATAAGTAAGGGGCGATAAAAGCGGCAAACGTTGAAGCTCCTCGCGGCGGAAATTCGCAGTAAAAGAGAGCAGAGTGTTATTGTCCACATCTACGGTAATGCAACCGTTTAAATTCTTCCATGGTTGAAAGTACCCTCGGAATACTCGTTTTCGCCGGATGAAATTAAAATTCGTGTGTAGCTTCGCGGCTGTATTTCCATTATGCACATTTTATTTACATTAGGGAAACaggagaaacgttacaaattGGTGCTTAGGATCTTACCAGGAATAACGTACCACCCTGCCGTAGCACGGAGCGATTGAAAACACAGTAatcccccgttatgagtccgtcgaacggggctggcggcggactcatagtggcTTGCGGACATGGTTCTGCGCGGCCAGaggacacgaaagcgtcgacacgaagttgccgtcgggtacgaaagGGAGAAAGcacgatactttgtctcgcttcatTTTTCAGCTCAAGCTCGCgctcgacccgcgtgcgggccCCTACAATGCATCGAGGCTTTCcgtatttataatacatattgTATTCGTTTGTATTTCACGTTTCAATACTACAGAGGATTTTACGTTCCGCGAATATTTGTCGCACTCGGCTGACGCGAAACGAATTGcaatatgtattataaatacgGAAAGCGCCGATGCATCGCAGAggcccgcacgcgggtcgagcCCGAGCTCGAGCTggaagacggagcgagacgaagtatcatgctttctctctttcgtacccgacggcaacttgacgctttcgtgtcctctcgctcgttgtccgtcTCTCTCACtgtcgtccgcaggcttccaagaaatggtggggatagtcgccggactctcaacgggcggaaaagacggactcataacggagGCAGGGCCGGCTTTAAGTGGGGACAGGCGGGGCGACGGCCCGGGGCgctaaatctgtaggggcgccactgtatgcgtttattcgtggtaattatgcagaataggtgtttcctcgcggatttcaatgatttttgcacatgttgtaaaactcaacattcagaacaattttttCCCATCCATGTTACCTCCGCGcgatcttcgttttcgagatatttgcggaaaacttctgttgatttattccgacgcaacgcattccattttctaacttgtcccgggtattggtATTGGTTTGGgatagattagtgcgggggcgcgtgaagcatgatagcgaactgatgtgggtttagagatttgaaccagaaacttgcggatgcccgtcaacaccgcGACTCATATCGGCCCGCTATCaagctttacgcgcccgcgagcgggcgcgcgcgcccccgcgctaatctagccccaaccaatactaatacccaggacAAATTGGAAACtgaaatgcgttgcgtcggaataagtcaaaagaagtttttcgcaaatatctcggaaacgcagggcagcttcgtcatttgtttcatCCCATGATGGCGCATACTCTGCCACGGACGCGCACTGTAGGTACGCatatcttggaaacgaaggtcgagcggcggtgacatgtgtaggaaaaagttgatcagaatcgtgtccccgacaacacatttcaaggtcgtcaaaatcggtgaggaaacatctgttctgcataattaccctatttatatccgttctgctaattgattttcgtgccattggaggggcgccatgattatcttgcccggggtgccaagtacgctaaagccgcccctgaaCGGGGGATTACTGTGAGCAGCAAAAGCAAAGCACACGGTATTTCTTATAACGTGCAGCTCTTAAATGCTCTGCGCTATTTTTGCCAATGCATTACAAGATCAATACGCGTGGTTTGGATTTACGTCGTTGACAACAGAAGTAGCCTCGTAGGCTAGTCGCTCGGCTTCTCTTTCAGCGGCAATGGCAGCGTGTTCTTCGGCGATTCTCCGGTAGAGCTGATTGTGCTTGTCCTTCGCTCTCCCCACGCTGGTGGAATCCTGCGAAACGGCACACACGTGATCGTCGAGTGAAAGCTACCGCTTCGAATTCCATGCGGCGATGAAACCGAACTTCACTCGGACATGGATAATGACGCATCGCTATACCGCGCGAGTTATGCGATGCTTCTGCATAAGTATAACACGTATAAAGGCCGTTAAACGTTTATTACCCGCGGGAGGTTCGCTGGAGCACCGTGGGAGTTTGCCTCAGCAATCTTCTGATAAAGCCGAAAATGTTTCTCCTTAGCGAGCCTCACTGCTTCGGAATCGACAGGTTGAGCAACCGTGTCCTCGTAATTTATTAACGAAGCATGAAATCCAGTCTCGTCCGCCGAGTACTCCACCGTCCGTACTTTATGCTTGGGATCGACGAAGGAATACGAGCCTGAAAGGTGAAGACTATGAGAATAAACGCTTCCGATGCAACGAATAAGAATTTACTGTTAAAACGAGCTCCATCTATTGCaacaaatgtgtatttatttttttaaagaaaacaataTCTAACAGTATATTGTTGAGATAGATGTAGATTCGGTAAATTAACTATACagctaaaatttaatattttacggTTTACAGTTACTAATTCAAGCCTGATTCTGTTTAAAAAGCGTGCACCTTAATTGTGATTTTCACGTAATTTCTACGTTTGTATTTGGaatctttaaatcaatttttaattagaaaaagCGCTAAATGCATCTGGATTTTTAACCGAcgtcaaaaaggaggaggttatagattcgacccgtatgtattttctttttttatgcttgtccgcgcataactcctcagcatatgggccGATTTTGACGATCTttgttttattcgaaagagggcgatgccccggtggttcCGTTCTATGGTGAAttaatattggcccaatattttaccagttatgattaataataaagactattgtcacctaattaaccgacttcaaatacgacccatatgtattttttttatgtttgtcccgcATAACTCCACAGCATGTTATGtcactgtatatatataaaaaactaaaacgttacaaataattttttttttaaaaattataacccacttcaaaattataaaaattccccaaaaagtaaaaaatatttttttcccttatttaatttacgactctcatattttttaagtctacgccagatttacacggtacaaatgatgaggcgccgacttaaaaatatgagagtcgtagattaaataagggaaaaaattattttttactttttagggcATTTTTATTAtgttgaagtcggttttaatttttaaaaaaaaaaatttttatacaataattacatgcgaatttaaagaaattcaaattttatgcGCTATGCTTCAACTTGCAGATCTGGGATTTTCGGTACTAACTAAACtattaaattcaaaaatataatatctgatttaatttataataaagaaAGGACTTATGACTCTGCTACTTGAAAACCAATTGAATTATATGTAATACAACGAAAACCGTCCGACATTGTGGAAATGTAATAGTGCTCTTTAAAAGAATAGTTAATAATTAGTGGTAAATTAATTGATGGTTTCTGCATTTTAATCCTGATTAAACTTCCTTTGTCAGACCACCTGCTAAATGAATTTACAATGCCACAGTAATTACCTTGAACGTGTCCACTACCGTCCCCACTTTCTTGATGAACTCGATCAACTTTTCCCGGATATCGTCCTGCTTGGTACTGAAAACTGTAAGGTCTAGGGGGTGGTGGTGGAGTCGTGGTCGAATATTCTGGCAAAAGGTGCGACACGTCTCCCAAGCAAGGGCTTATCAAAACGATTGCGATCTGATTTGAAAATATGTGTGCAGATGCCTTAATTAGCTATTGCGATCGATTTacataaaaaaacttaattagAATGACATAAATCAATTTAAACTATTTATACAACCTACAAACAGTAATtaactattattaatttttattaagttgGTGCTATTTTAAACAGTGTTTCAACacattgttattttttgttttaactacATATcgttattgttttaattttagattaACTTATTACCATTGATAttagtgaaaatattttttttcattcgtaTAGAATCATCAAAAGAACATGATTGAGATGTTTGAGGGTATATTGCACTTGCGAAAATTATTAAAGTCACATTTAACAGAGTAACGCgtgtttttctatttcagtAAATAGTATGCGTGCTTGCgctttgtattaaataatataaacactGATTGGAGTGCAGGGAATGCTGTATTAACATAAAGAATATTGTTATCGGTTAGAATTATCGCAATCACGCAACTActgttatttaatatatttcctACTGTTGTCTTTGCATTTTTCGTGTGGTATTTTTTTCACCCTTACGCGCATCACTTGGACGCTTtagttattctcttcatttGGCAAACAACCTGTAGCTTGAGGGTTTATCTATTTTTATAAAGTGTACTGCGTTGTCGTATTATTTGAGTCTCCGTTTAGATCACTCCACGTACtataagttattaataatatctTATTATACTTGTTTATATCGTGTCGTGTCTTAAATATACCCATACAATGTCTCAAGCTATTACAATTACTGAAGCACACTTCTTGTGGCTTTAAATTCGCGCTGGATAATCCCATCTACAAAATGAACAGTGATCTTAAAAATGTTGTACAAGTAATGGCTTCGCTtggaaatgtttctttttttacctCCGACAGTAATAAATTAGccgtatttcaaaaatgtgtttagTTTTATATAATGACACTTGTTTCTCACCAATTTTAAACATTGAAAATGATAAGTTATTTATAACACTTCGAAAGTTTTCGATTATTGAATTCgcacaaatgaaattccaatccGATTACGGAATACGCTGAGCGCTTAGTTTAATAATAAACACGATGAAAATAAGATTTCTTTTCCAAAAGGCAATGTGATTTGTGTATTTTCAACTTCACTTTTACATCATACTTTCATTTATTGCACATTAAATAGTGTCCTTGCTATCGAACTCATTGTGCTAATCAGAACAATTGCTGCAACcgcattaacattaatttataattaagaatttcgaaAAACGTAGCGTTCGTGCATCGGTGAAAGTAGAATTTTAAAAGCTACCTGTACAATTtcgcataatttattttttaaaaatcgagtaCTTACAAGTAGGTACTTCATTATTGCACCAAAGAATCGACGGCTTCTTTTCGGACGAATCGGCATAAACTGAGAGGACAGTCCGCCGGTGAAAGTAATACAAGAAACTGAGAACAGGTGGAGGGAATACGCGTCAAGCCTGTTTTAATACTTTATCGCCATGGGTTACGTGTGTATATGCATCTATCGCTGGCAATTTTTACTAATTTCGCAGAACAAACAAGGCGCTCGCTACAGTAAATACATCTCTcgcaatttttataatattttattcaatgctttaaacgcgtattcaGCACTGCTGGTAAACGCATAGTTCGCGCAATAAGCGTAACGACGTTGAAACGTTGAACCACGTCTGCAAATAACTACaacaattaaaaatgtaaatggtATAAATCTCCGGCCCATAAACAACCACCGGAACTTAAAATGCGGAACGCTTCATGACCTGCAAATAATGTGTCGACAGAGGCGCTATTTTCAACGTAATAAGCGACTCCGCTCAGTGGCATAATTAGAAAAGAAAATACATACTGTTAATTTATAATAACTGTAAATACTAGAAGAGGCGTATTAGTACTTATTATTATGTTGACAATAAAGTGAGTCAATATTCGTACACAAAATATGTACAGAATCGGAAAGCTTTTTGTTattcaataataaaaaatgaaatgacATCATCGGTCATTTACGTATAATATAAAGCGACAtgtatatttgtaaaattttatcgCAATTAGTTCTCCTTTCTTCCTGTCGAAGTTATTTTGTAatgttttaaaaagtttaatgtgtgtacagtaaactctcgctatgggctcgccTTAACTGTACGTTAAGCGCTCGTGGCTAACCCCCGCCACTTTTACCATTCGGTCGAGAGTGGGAGAAGacgtgagcgagcgagaggggacgAATGAATCGCCGCGACGTTACTGTCTGCtacgagagagagaaagtaTGATACTCGGAATCGTCGGCGCTATTTGTTAAGtgctcgccgccagccccgagcgcgagcccatagcgagagttcaCTGTATTAATGCATATCATATTAAAAACTATCGTGCTATACTATAGAAATGCATGCGGGAATGATTCCccttattatttaaatacaaacgcTCCAACTGATGCTGAATCTATGAGGTTGGACGTACAAAACCGAAATTTTAGTTCAATCTATGCTCGTCGCTTTTGAAGAAGAGTGTTTCTTCGATTACACGTATAtagtaaataggtaaatacattcATCTTTTCACAGAATTCACTGCTAAATAGAATTATGATTACGCGTGGTTCTGTTCTCGTAAGCATCCCTAAGCTATACCTCATAAAATGCATGGATCTGGTAAGCGCAAAAATTAAGGAGGGACCCATCCTGAACCCagtaacaaaagacaaagttagggattttttttgatcgtgtaaataaaaatatagggcttggattttttatataattttaaaataaccttTACTTTgccagaaaaatgttttttttatgaaaaattgtacaaaatggcttcccggagcacgtggaataaatttaaggattgattCTAGACGccaaaataagatgaaaatcaagaatatcgatattgcggttgaggcttcgtttgttagttataagcgtttaaagatatgcctaaCAGCGGACAATCCGCGCGCAGCGGTGCACGCAGGATAAGTCTGGCAAGGGGTCGAGCAGTGGTACTCAAAGCCACTGTCGCGCGGGGACACTCACCTTAAGAAGCTGGGACGAAAACGACAATCAACATGGCCACGCAATACTGCGACACTTAATCCAAATTTAAAGGTATATTATGTAATGTGTAGGGAAGGGAAGGAGTAGTACAGTGAAGTTGTAACAGTAATTGAACAGGAGCCGGAGACCACAAGCTACATACATATACAGTTTTACTATGATTCACGAATAGttataataattacagtatcgaCGTTTTTACCGTAGCAGTTGAATAAAAGTCGCAAAATTTTTAAGTTCATCTCACCCAATTCGAAATGCTCCCAATATAAACATTTTTATCTAATCAATTTCGAGTTTCTTGAAACTCCCTTCGACGCCGAAGAGATCGGTCGCCGATTTTCCTTTTCCAGGCCTTAACGACTCGTTAACGCGTTTCGTACGTTCCTCTTCCAAGAACCAGTCGCGGTTCTCTTCGAGTAGTTTTACACTCTTCTTGTGCAGTTCCAGCAAGGGGCCCGCTTTCCCTCCAGCTTCGTTCGGCAGTGCATCCACGGGGATAAATTTTGCCAAGGTCTCAAGGGTCGTGTGCGtatgaagctgaagtttaagaATGTATTATGTATTATTATATGAGTATACAGGATGTTCGGCAACAGGTGTTAGAAACATTAAGGGGCTATTCTACGTGCCAAAATAAGACCAAACTCAAGAACCACGAAATTGCGTTTAAGGCttcgtttcgaaaatatgtacgCGCAAAAAGCGTCTGGCGCGAGAAactaaagctgggtttacattagtccagtccAGTGATCCAGTCCAGCACTGGATTGGAACTGGAATAATGTAAACAGTTTGTTCAATCCAGTACAGTGCTGTCATTCCAGCAGGTTTCGACTGGATCGAAAGTCTACCTCTCGATCATAAGACTGGAGACATCGATAATAATGTAGGCATCGACCAATTTCCAGTCGCACCACTCGCTTGATCCAGCGACTGGATTAAGACTGGAATAATATAGACATCCAGTCGATTTCCAGTCAAACCACTCACTGGATCCAGcgactggactaatgtaaacccagctttagaCTACTGCCGGCGCGCAGTAGTAGTTATCCGGGCAAGGCACAGCAATTGTAAGTCCCTCGCGTCCACTCAGTGATGGCTAGAATTATTACATATGTTTTTTCGCGATtgcttctgattggtggagGACATAACTGTATGTACTCCTTTGCACGCGTCACATAACCTCAAATTCTCTCAAAACAATTCTCAAGCGTTTTCACACTGTTCTTACAGAATCTCTTATAGAATCTATTTAAATACGACGAATacttcttcactttagttaaaaactaTAATGTATATATGAATACTTCGACCACTCAAATCAGTGTGTCCATACATTGACTAGTGAATGTAGGGGAGAGCCCTACAATACCGGCCACTCTAagtttttgtattataacttgAGCTATTATTGGTAAAaatcaaattgaaaaaaagtaatttgtagTACAAATTGTGCTTAATAAATGGGGATAAATCcttattcttaaattttaacataaagattaataattcgctgggataaaaaagttgtaattcacacgaaagaaaaattgtcgtccagtaccgaccaactacTTAATAGATTTTAAGGTCTAAGTAATTCATAATGTTAGTAAaaccatttaaaaataaaatagaacatTTATTTAGGCACGTCTATAAATATCACTATTATTGATTTCTCCATCGGCAGTGCAGTTAACTAACATTAGACGCGACATCTAGCTTTGGCCGGTAGGGTACGCTGCCCGGTACTGTAGGACTTTCccctattgggaaatactgtgagagcgccatctactaaagtaagctctgtaatcgggtcaatcgcgttacaggactggtgtcacacaagtattgaaacagtgcaataatgtttttgtcattaaatagtctgttaaattttacaaaatcgatcatcaaacagtcaaaattcccaatactgccagttacatgtgacagctaacccgattagactgctttaatttttgccaccagattgcgtagcggaaataagaaaatgccaatacatTCGCTGAATTAACGCTTTAACTCTAGCGCAAACTATATTGAATTAtatcataaaaaataattcaatgaatataaaaaattacgatcacagtaaacaaaTTCACTCAGGATAAAAAAATTGCggtcagtggtggatttaacggACGGCCAAGGAGCAGTTGCCGCCTCAGCCGCTCCAGGCCCcttcttcgaaaaaaaattataattttatccaaaaactatattttttttgtttcctataattttcataccacacgcgcgtaaatttatttgtgatTCTGTTACGCGCTCAGGATATCCCAGAACGTTtacacctgggcctttttccttaaatccgccactgctcggGTCAAAAGCTTTTTACGTGTGCTTTTAAAACttaataacttggaaacgaagcctcaaacgCAACTTCATCATTCTTgactttcgtcttattttggcataCAGAATCCCCTCTTTAAAACTTTTCACACCtgttgccgaacaccctgtataagtacACTAGTGATGGCTCGGCCCTTTTTCTAAAACCCTCCCGCATACATAAACGCATTGTAACATCAATACGTTACCATGTCCAGTAGTTCCTTCTTCATGAATGGTTTCATCATGTTAAGTATCACGTCCATCACAGCCGTAATGTTCATGAAGTGGAACCCTTTTAAACGGACTGGCAGTGCTTCTTGCAAGTAAAAAAGGTACTTCTTCAGTCCCATAGGGTTTAACCTCGCGGCATGCCCCAAGACAACATTCTTCATGTCGAATAGTATAATGTGTCCCGGCATAGTGCCCTCGATGTACAACCATATGTCTACGATCATGCTAAGGAACTTCATCCCGTCGTTGTAGACGTAATGGGAAGGCTCGAAATCGATCAGTCTCCCATAGAGAATCGGATATCCTTCCTGCGTTTTCATCTCCAAAATCTGGATCGTACTACAGTAGATTTTGTGGTTGATAAAGACTAACCGAGCGCTTAACGTATTCTGTGTACCGTAAACTAGGGGAGCATTGGCAGTtaattacagtatttcctcgttacgggctcggtttggtgtacacgatacggacttctCGCTattcccaccacttctgtcccactcttgtccggcgaaggcgagagcgagatggaacgagagcgagcgagaggcactgaaagcgagcgaggacggtgcgagacagacgacgcgttgatgttttgtctcgctctgtcttgcggacgcctgacactctgtcctttgcgtgcgcgatggtcggaAGCGCATACCGTGacccgggcctgcgtcaagattttgcgaagcggttgtcgtgctcacggtaagcgctcgcgaccatcgcgcacgctcgccgcgcacgcagtgttccatctcgctccccccttcgaccagaaagaagcgagaaacgaacactcggaattagggcccGTTCACGATAAGGGCTcgacgccggtcccgaccagcgagccgttaacgaaGAAATACTGTAGCATGTattaattaagggggtattctacccaaaaattcgattttttttattttctaatagtttagggcttcgaaaatatgtccataaaatattaaggtgaaattcgtagaactcccagagttatagggccttaaggccgcagcgtggcacgAATCATTGTAATTTCTGTGTTCGAACATaactaattataattaataaatactatAAAAAGTGGAAACTTTCAAAGGTAACATTGGTACCGAATGTGGGATATCTACATATATAGTCTTGGTGGAAAAAAGAAATGTCACTCGTAACAAAACTGTTCAAAGATTTGCGAAGAAGTAGCGAACATACTTGTTAGGGATTTGTTCTCTTACAAACAGAGCCAAACAAGAAAAATACAAGTTAAATTtatttgttcatcaatattaactattaattataaacgttcgtCCGTTTGGTCATGTAAATGAATATGGGTAGTGTAATCAAAATAATACCAAAATAATTGCTATACTGCCAGGGAAAATAAGTTGCGTTCCAGTGCTCCGGTGCAACAGCGAAGTTTTTAAGAGGTATACAGTGCAGAAGGCGTCGTGCGTGCAGTTCATAATTAAAATACCATGCAACGAAGATAATTGATGCGTGAGAATGGGACACGATGATCGTGTAAAAACGAGAGAAAAATTAATTGCACTCTACGGTAGTATGTTACATAACTGACACTATTTTCTACAGTCACCTTGTTATTAGACCCAATTTTTTAACACACTCGATAATACATACCAAGCAGCGTACCTAAATACATTTAGTTTACGAAGGGAACAACGATCGAATGCTTATAAAACCGgcttacaattaaaattatgcACCATCTTCTACCTCTTAGTTTTATCAAATAATTAAAGTGtaattatttcaattactttattaaataaaatactctTTATGCGCAAAGAATATTTTACTCATGTTGCCACTTGCTTGAATGTGAAGTGTAGCGCATAATTTTATACCATACGATTATAGTGACTATAAGTATGTGATATAATGACATTCAGTAAACttcttcatttataaaatttataaaatttataaatgccttgtaacaaagtgacaaagtgttTTCTTTTAAACACATTAACCCACAGGTCAGGGAACCTCCAAACTCGTTTCCTTCGAGAACGATAGGTACCTTCTTTTCgtattaaagaattatttttcgcGTTTCTACTTTTATTGTTGCAACCATTTCAGGAGACTAGTGCATATTTTCCCTGCCATTTTAATTCGCAGGCAATAAAACAGCAATTTAATTTATGGCCGTATGTACTCACACTGTCTGAAAGGATTTCCTCAAATCCTTTGTCCCCACTGGGTCTCTATTGGCGAAGAATTCGGGGACGTGAGTCCTCACAGTGTAATACGTATCAATAGTCACTTTTGTAGGTTCTAGTCGATAATAGTTACTATGGAAGAATAACACCAACTCAGAGTCGGTTATTTTCGGTAAATGCGGCTGCTTTTTGTACCAGTCCCTCAACATTTGCATCTCCTCTTCCTTCAGTTCCGGATTTCTCTTCAGCTCTTCTTCGTACGATATTGGTTTCACCGCGGCCATGTTgag
It includes:
- the LOC143369787 gene encoding uncharacterized protein LOC143369787, giving the protein MPIRPKRSRRFFGAIMKYLLIAIVLISPCLGDVSHLLPEYSTTTPPPPPRPYSFQYQAGRYPGKVDRVHQESGDGSGHVQGSYSFVDPKHKVRTVEYSADETGFHASLINYEDTVAQPVDSEAVRLAKEKHFRLYQKIAEANSHGAPANLPRDSTSVGRAKDKHNQLYRRIAEEHAAIAAEREAERLAYEATSVVNDVNPNHAY